A window of the Carassius carassius chromosome 36, fCarCar2.1, whole genome shotgun sequence genome harbors these coding sequences:
- the hif1al2 gene encoding hypoxia inducible factor 1 subunit alpha, like 2 isoform X1: protein MTSKHLETVRDQRSDECHGKARRKHIFIERKKRRVCTEWRKAHSRLAAQSRRRKESQLFKELTALLPLDTSMDGQRDKASVIRLTVAYLHLRDLMNTCALSMMTKSSPPSPGVSAKSHERELLDSAFGGFVVLLSLNGKVIFTTKGITTHTGINQMDLIGRSLLEFLHPCDQMEVKDLLTRLIGNRGQQECEVFLRIKSVMNQKLTPWKIIQCTGKKKSSSTPGSSCLVLQCRVLPMQDITELNAALNISTFMSVHSPDMKFTYCHSRVVKLTGFHDTELLGQSVYQYYHPSDCQKIHKAHVYLFSKGQVSTGKYRLLHGHGGYVWAETDASLVCNSRTGVPESVVCINYILSGVKQPDLTYLLKQTEQLLKPRDSLLKESHPAAFPLVAKSDECNSPTTALNQRESDMQEVHDCTEITHNTEECCNFNCDLCELDLDSLAPYIPMHGEDFLLTPVFEGTEGSAELNMCGSSFNSPHQKLDPRLQNSEGTVFHPLKRLKHTKQSFSHYFFTNRNNDTDLISTQQWNESLDLVNRNSKVYNYKQHNYQLFSTQSETYLWREDALKVLQHPNRTHWSFDGSTPRPHGGDPNTLGIKFRSLPENPRCQSQNRRYRADVKALPEPLTLPVLSGWECEVNAPLDPTSYLLQGTEIIAVLDQVASSVPWC, encoded by the exons atgacttcaaAACATTTGGAAACGGTTAGGGATCAACGGAGTGACGAGTGCCATGGAAAAGCTAGAAGAAAGCATATATTCATTGAGCGGAAGAAAAGGAG GGTTTGCACAGAATGGAGAAAAGCACATTCCCGTTTGGCAGCACAGAGCAGGAGGAGAAAGGAGAGTCAGCTGTTCAAGGAGTTAACTGCTCTTCTGCCTCTGGACACCAGTATGGATGGTCAGCGAGACAAAGCTTCAGTCATACGTCTCACAGTCGCTTACCTGCACTTGAGGGATCTTATGAACACCTGTGCACTGTCCATGATGACAAAGTCCTCTCCTCCTTCACCAG GAGTATCGGCTAAATCTCATGAAAGGGAGTTGCTAGATTCTGCCTTCGGAGGGTTTGTGGTTTTGTTGTCTTTGAATGGCAAGGTCATCTTCACCACTAAGGGCATAACTACACACACTGGAATTAACCAG ATGGATTTGATCGGAAGGAGTTTGTTGGAGTTCTTGCATCCATGTGATCAGATGGAGGTCAAAGACCTTCTCACGAGACTGATCG GCAACCGAGGACAGCAAGAATGTGAGGTGTTCCTCCGAATTAAAAGTGTGATGAACCAGAAACTGACTCCTTGGAAA ATTATTCAGTGTACTGGAAAGAAAAAGTCATCTTCCACACCTGGATCCAGTTGTCTAGTCCTTCAATGCAGGGTTCTGCCCATGCAAGACATCACTGAACTGAATGCAGCACTGAATATAAGTACATTCATGAGCGTACACAGCCCAGACATGAAGTTCACCTACTGCCACTCAAG GGTTGTGAAGTTGACTGGCTTTCATGACACAGAGCTGTTGGGCCAATCTGTGTACCAGTACTATCATCCATCTGACTGCCAGAAAATCCATAAGGCACACGTTTACT tGTTTTCCAAGGGTCAGGTGTCGACTGGTAAATATCGGCTGCTGCACGGACATGGTGGCTATGTGTGGGCAGAAACAGACGCGTCATTGGTGTGCAACAGTCGTACTGGTGTGCCAGAGAGTGTCGTCTGCATCAATTACATTCTTAG TGGAGTGAAGCAGCCCGATTTGACATATTTGCTGAAGCAGACAGAACAACTTCTGAAACCACGTGACTCCCTTCTTAAAGAATCCCATCCTGCCGCTTTTCCACTTGTCGCCAAATCAGATGAGTGCAATAGTCCAACAACAGCTTTAAACCAAAGAG aaagTGACATGCAGGAAGTTCATGACTGTACAGAGATCACACATAACACAGAAGAGTGCTGCAATTTCAATTGC GATCTGTGTGAGTTAGACTTGGACAGTCTGGCTCCATACATTCCAATGCACGGAGAAGACTTCTTGTTAACTCCCGTTTTCGAGGGGACAGAGGGCAGCGCTGAACTAAATATGTGTGGATCATCATTCAATAGTCCACATCAAAAACTGGACCCTCGGCTGCAAAATTCAGAGGGAACAGTCTTTCATCCTTTAAAGAGACTTAAACATACCAAACAAAGTTTCAGTCATTATTTTTTCACAAACAG AAACAACGATACTGACCTGATATCAACACAGCAGTGGAATGAGAGTCTAGATCTTGTGAACAGAAATTCAAAG GTTTATAATTATAAACAGCATAATTATCAACTCTTCTCTACTCAGAGTGAGACATATCTTTGGAGGGAGGATGCACTTAAAGTTTTGCAACATCCCAACAGAACACACTGGAGTTTTG ATGGATCAACACCAAGGCCACATGGCGGAGACCCAAATACTCTTGGAATTAAGTTCAGATCGCTTCCAGAGAATCCTAGGTGCCAGTCTCAGAACAGAAGATACCGTGCTGATGTAAAAGCGCTCCCAGAACCATTGACTCTGCCTGTGCTGAGCGGCTGGGAGTGTGAGGTCAACGCGCCTCTTGACCCCACATCATATTTGCTCCAAGGGACAGAAATTATAGCTGTTTTGGACCAAGTGGCCTCAAGTGTGCCTTggtgctga
- the hif1al2 gene encoding hypoxia inducible factor 1 subunit alpha, like 2 isoform X3, with protein sequence MTSKHLETVRDQRSDECHGKARRKHIFIERKKRRVCTEWRKAHSRLAAQSRRRKESQLFKELTALLPLDTSMDGQRDKASVIRLTVAYLHLRDLMNTCALSMMTKSSPPSPGVSAKSHERELLDSAFGGFVVLLSLNGKVIFTTKGITTHTGINQMDLIGRSLLEFLHPCDQMEVKDLLTRLIGNRGQQECEVFLRIKSVMNQKLTPWKIIQCTGKKKSSSTPGSSCLVLQCRVLPMQDITELNAALNISTFMSVHSPDMKFTYCHSRVVKLTGFHDTELLGQSVYQYYHPSDCQKIHKAHVYLFSKGQVSTGKYRLLHGHGGYVWAETDASLVCNSRTGVPESVVCINYILSGVKQPDLTYLLKQTEQLLKPRDSLLKESHPAAFPLVAKSDECNSPTTALNQRESDMQEVHDCTEITHNTEECCNFNCDLCELDLDSLAPYIPMHGEDFLLTPVFEGTEGSAELNMCGSSFNSPHQKLDPRLQNSEGTVFHPLKRLKHTKQSFSHYFFTNRNNDTDLISTQQWNESLDLVNRNSKSETYLWREDALKVLQHPNRTHWSFDGSTPRPHGGDPNTLGIKFRSLPENPRCQSQNRRYRADVKALPEPLTLPVLSGWECEVNAPLDPTSYLLQGTEIIAVLDQVASSVPWC encoded by the exons atgacttcaaAACATTTGGAAACGGTTAGGGATCAACGGAGTGACGAGTGCCATGGAAAAGCTAGAAGAAAGCATATATTCATTGAGCGGAAGAAAAGGAG GGTTTGCACAGAATGGAGAAAAGCACATTCCCGTTTGGCAGCACAGAGCAGGAGGAGAAAGGAGAGTCAGCTGTTCAAGGAGTTAACTGCTCTTCTGCCTCTGGACACCAGTATGGATGGTCAGCGAGACAAAGCTTCAGTCATACGTCTCACAGTCGCTTACCTGCACTTGAGGGATCTTATGAACACCTGTGCACTGTCCATGATGACAAAGTCCTCTCCTCCTTCACCAG GAGTATCGGCTAAATCTCATGAAAGGGAGTTGCTAGATTCTGCCTTCGGAGGGTTTGTGGTTTTGTTGTCTTTGAATGGCAAGGTCATCTTCACCACTAAGGGCATAACTACACACACTGGAATTAACCAG ATGGATTTGATCGGAAGGAGTTTGTTGGAGTTCTTGCATCCATGTGATCAGATGGAGGTCAAAGACCTTCTCACGAGACTGATCG GCAACCGAGGACAGCAAGAATGTGAGGTGTTCCTCCGAATTAAAAGTGTGATGAACCAGAAACTGACTCCTTGGAAA ATTATTCAGTGTACTGGAAAGAAAAAGTCATCTTCCACACCTGGATCCAGTTGTCTAGTCCTTCAATGCAGGGTTCTGCCCATGCAAGACATCACTGAACTGAATGCAGCACTGAATATAAGTACATTCATGAGCGTACACAGCCCAGACATGAAGTTCACCTACTGCCACTCAAG GGTTGTGAAGTTGACTGGCTTTCATGACACAGAGCTGTTGGGCCAATCTGTGTACCAGTACTATCATCCATCTGACTGCCAGAAAATCCATAAGGCACACGTTTACT tGTTTTCCAAGGGTCAGGTGTCGACTGGTAAATATCGGCTGCTGCACGGACATGGTGGCTATGTGTGGGCAGAAACAGACGCGTCATTGGTGTGCAACAGTCGTACTGGTGTGCCAGAGAGTGTCGTCTGCATCAATTACATTCTTAG TGGAGTGAAGCAGCCCGATTTGACATATTTGCTGAAGCAGACAGAACAACTTCTGAAACCACGTGACTCCCTTCTTAAAGAATCCCATCCTGCCGCTTTTCCACTTGTCGCCAAATCAGATGAGTGCAATAGTCCAACAACAGCTTTAAACCAAAGAG aaagTGACATGCAGGAAGTTCATGACTGTACAGAGATCACACATAACACAGAAGAGTGCTGCAATTTCAATTGC GATCTGTGTGAGTTAGACTTGGACAGTCTGGCTCCATACATTCCAATGCACGGAGAAGACTTCTTGTTAACTCCCGTTTTCGAGGGGACAGAGGGCAGCGCTGAACTAAATATGTGTGGATCATCATTCAATAGTCCACATCAAAAACTGGACCCTCGGCTGCAAAATTCAGAGGGAACAGTCTTTCATCCTTTAAAGAGACTTAAACATACCAAACAAAGTTTCAGTCATTATTTTTTCACAAACAG AAACAACGATACTGACCTGATATCAACACAGCAGTGGAATGAGAGTCTAGATCTTGTGAACAGAAATTCAAAG AGTGAGACATATCTTTGGAGGGAGGATGCACTTAAAGTTTTGCAACATCCCAACAGAACACACTGGAGTTTTG ATGGATCAACACCAAGGCCACATGGCGGAGACCCAAATACTCTTGGAATTAAGTTCAGATCGCTTCCAGAGAATCCTAGGTGCCAGTCTCAGAACAGAAGATACCGTGCTGATGTAAAAGCGCTCCCAGAACCATTGACTCTGCCTGTGCTGAGCGGCTGGGAGTGTGAGGTCAACGCGCCTCTTGACCCCACATCATATTTGCTCCAAGGGACAGAAATTATAGCTGTTTTGGACCAAGTGGCCTCAAGTGTGCCTTggtgctga
- the hif1al2 gene encoding hypoxia inducible factor 1 subunit alpha, like 2 isoform X2 codes for MRGGSKGLYRECGYKHEHAQILLSSSYLVCTEWRKAHSRLAAQSRRRKESQLFKELTALLPLDTSMDGQRDKASVIRLTVAYLHLRDLMNTCALSMMTKSSPPSPGVSAKSHERELLDSAFGGFVVLLSLNGKVIFTTKGITTHTGINQMDLIGRSLLEFLHPCDQMEVKDLLTRLIGNRGQQECEVFLRIKSVMNQKLTPWKIIQCTGKKKSSSTPGSSCLVLQCRVLPMQDITELNAALNISTFMSVHSPDMKFTYCHSRVVKLTGFHDTELLGQSVYQYYHPSDCQKIHKAHVYLFSKGQVSTGKYRLLHGHGGYVWAETDASLVCNSRTGVPESVVCINYILSGVKQPDLTYLLKQTEQLLKPRDSLLKESHPAAFPLVAKSDECNSPTTALNQRESDMQEVHDCTEITHNTEECCNFNCDLCELDLDSLAPYIPMHGEDFLLTPVFEGTEGSAELNMCGSSFNSPHQKLDPRLQNSEGTVFHPLKRLKHTKQSFSHYFFTNRNNDTDLISTQQWNESLDLVNRNSKVYNYKQHNYQLFSTQSETYLWREDALKVLQHPNRTHWSFDGSTPRPHGGDPNTLGIKFRSLPENPRCQSQNRRYRADVKALPEPLTLPVLSGWECEVNAPLDPTSYLLQGTEIIAVLDQVASSVPWC; via the exons ATGAGGGGAGGGTCTAAAGGCCTCTACAGAGAATGTGGTTATAAACATGAACATGCCCAGATATTACTCTCATCCAGTTATCT GGTTTGCACAGAATGGAGAAAAGCACATTCCCGTTTGGCAGCACAGAGCAGGAGGAGAAAGGAGAGTCAGCTGTTCAAGGAGTTAACTGCTCTTCTGCCTCTGGACACCAGTATGGATGGTCAGCGAGACAAAGCTTCAGTCATACGTCTCACAGTCGCTTACCTGCACTTGAGGGATCTTATGAACACCTGTGCACTGTCCATGATGACAAAGTCCTCTCCTCCTTCACCAG GAGTATCGGCTAAATCTCATGAAAGGGAGTTGCTAGATTCTGCCTTCGGAGGGTTTGTGGTTTTGTTGTCTTTGAATGGCAAGGTCATCTTCACCACTAAGGGCATAACTACACACACTGGAATTAACCAG ATGGATTTGATCGGAAGGAGTTTGTTGGAGTTCTTGCATCCATGTGATCAGATGGAGGTCAAAGACCTTCTCACGAGACTGATCG GCAACCGAGGACAGCAAGAATGTGAGGTGTTCCTCCGAATTAAAAGTGTGATGAACCAGAAACTGACTCCTTGGAAA ATTATTCAGTGTACTGGAAAGAAAAAGTCATCTTCCACACCTGGATCCAGTTGTCTAGTCCTTCAATGCAGGGTTCTGCCCATGCAAGACATCACTGAACTGAATGCAGCACTGAATATAAGTACATTCATGAGCGTACACAGCCCAGACATGAAGTTCACCTACTGCCACTCAAG GGTTGTGAAGTTGACTGGCTTTCATGACACAGAGCTGTTGGGCCAATCTGTGTACCAGTACTATCATCCATCTGACTGCCAGAAAATCCATAAGGCACACGTTTACT tGTTTTCCAAGGGTCAGGTGTCGACTGGTAAATATCGGCTGCTGCACGGACATGGTGGCTATGTGTGGGCAGAAACAGACGCGTCATTGGTGTGCAACAGTCGTACTGGTGTGCCAGAGAGTGTCGTCTGCATCAATTACATTCTTAG TGGAGTGAAGCAGCCCGATTTGACATATTTGCTGAAGCAGACAGAACAACTTCTGAAACCACGTGACTCCCTTCTTAAAGAATCCCATCCTGCCGCTTTTCCACTTGTCGCCAAATCAGATGAGTGCAATAGTCCAACAACAGCTTTAAACCAAAGAG aaagTGACATGCAGGAAGTTCATGACTGTACAGAGATCACACATAACACAGAAGAGTGCTGCAATTTCAATTGC GATCTGTGTGAGTTAGACTTGGACAGTCTGGCTCCATACATTCCAATGCACGGAGAAGACTTCTTGTTAACTCCCGTTTTCGAGGGGACAGAGGGCAGCGCTGAACTAAATATGTGTGGATCATCATTCAATAGTCCACATCAAAAACTGGACCCTCGGCTGCAAAATTCAGAGGGAACAGTCTTTCATCCTTTAAAGAGACTTAAACATACCAAACAAAGTTTCAGTCATTATTTTTTCACAAACAG AAACAACGATACTGACCTGATATCAACACAGCAGTGGAATGAGAGTCTAGATCTTGTGAACAGAAATTCAAAG GTTTATAATTATAAACAGCATAATTATCAACTCTTCTCTACTCAGAGTGAGACATATCTTTGGAGGGAGGATGCACTTAAAGTTTTGCAACATCCCAACAGAACACACTGGAGTTTTG ATGGATCAACACCAAGGCCACATGGCGGAGACCCAAATACTCTTGGAATTAAGTTCAGATCGCTTCCAGAGAATCCTAGGTGCCAGTCTCAGAACAGAAGATACCGTGCTGATGTAAAAGCGCTCCCAGAACCATTGACTCTGCCTGTGCTGAGCGGCTGGGAGTGTGAGGTCAACGCGCCTCTTGACCCCACATCATATTTGCTCCAAGGGACAGAAATTATAGCTGTTTTGGACCAAGTGGCCTCAAGTGTGCCTTggtgctga
- the hif1al2 gene encoding hypoxia inducible factor 1 subunit alpha, like 2 isoform X4, protein MDGQRDKASVIRLTVAYLHLRDLMNTCALSMMTKSSPPSPGVSAKSHERELLDSAFGGFVVLLSLNGKVIFTTKGITTHTGINQMDLIGRSLLEFLHPCDQMEVKDLLTRLIGNRGQQECEVFLRIKSVMNQKLTPWKIIQCTGKKKSSSTPGSSCLVLQCRVLPMQDITELNAALNISTFMSVHSPDMKFTYCHSRVVKLTGFHDTELLGQSVYQYYHPSDCQKIHKAHVYLFSKGQVSTGKYRLLHGHGGYVWAETDASLVCNSRTGVPESVVCINYILSGVKQPDLTYLLKQTEQLLKPRDSLLKESHPAAFPLVAKSDECNSPTTALNQRESDMQEVHDCTEITHNTEECCNFNCDLCELDLDSLAPYIPMHGEDFLLTPVFEGTEGSAELNMCGSSFNSPHQKLDPRLQNSEGTVFHPLKRLKHTKQSFSHYFFTNRNNDTDLISTQQWNESLDLVNRNSKVYNYKQHNYQLFSTQSETYLWREDALKVLQHPNRTHWSFDGSTPRPHGGDPNTLGIKFRSLPENPRCQSQNRRYRADVKALPEPLTLPVLSGWECEVNAPLDPTSYLLQGTEIIAVLDQVASSVPWC, encoded by the exons ATGGATGGTCAGCGAGACAAAGCTTCAGTCATACGTCTCACAGTCGCTTACCTGCACTTGAGGGATCTTATGAACACCTGTGCACTGTCCATGATGACAAAGTCCTCTCCTCCTTCACCAG GAGTATCGGCTAAATCTCATGAAAGGGAGTTGCTAGATTCTGCCTTCGGAGGGTTTGTGGTTTTGTTGTCTTTGAATGGCAAGGTCATCTTCACCACTAAGGGCATAACTACACACACTGGAATTAACCAG ATGGATTTGATCGGAAGGAGTTTGTTGGAGTTCTTGCATCCATGTGATCAGATGGAGGTCAAAGACCTTCTCACGAGACTGATCG GCAACCGAGGACAGCAAGAATGTGAGGTGTTCCTCCGAATTAAAAGTGTGATGAACCAGAAACTGACTCCTTGGAAA ATTATTCAGTGTACTGGAAAGAAAAAGTCATCTTCCACACCTGGATCCAGTTGTCTAGTCCTTCAATGCAGGGTTCTGCCCATGCAAGACATCACTGAACTGAATGCAGCACTGAATATAAGTACATTCATGAGCGTACACAGCCCAGACATGAAGTTCACCTACTGCCACTCAAG GGTTGTGAAGTTGACTGGCTTTCATGACACAGAGCTGTTGGGCCAATCTGTGTACCAGTACTATCATCCATCTGACTGCCAGAAAATCCATAAGGCACACGTTTACT tGTTTTCCAAGGGTCAGGTGTCGACTGGTAAATATCGGCTGCTGCACGGACATGGTGGCTATGTGTGGGCAGAAACAGACGCGTCATTGGTGTGCAACAGTCGTACTGGTGTGCCAGAGAGTGTCGTCTGCATCAATTACATTCTTAG TGGAGTGAAGCAGCCCGATTTGACATATTTGCTGAAGCAGACAGAACAACTTCTGAAACCACGTGACTCCCTTCTTAAAGAATCCCATCCTGCCGCTTTTCCACTTGTCGCCAAATCAGATGAGTGCAATAGTCCAACAACAGCTTTAAACCAAAGAG aaagTGACATGCAGGAAGTTCATGACTGTACAGAGATCACACATAACACAGAAGAGTGCTGCAATTTCAATTGC GATCTGTGTGAGTTAGACTTGGACAGTCTGGCTCCATACATTCCAATGCACGGAGAAGACTTCTTGTTAACTCCCGTTTTCGAGGGGACAGAGGGCAGCGCTGAACTAAATATGTGTGGATCATCATTCAATAGTCCACATCAAAAACTGGACCCTCGGCTGCAAAATTCAGAGGGAACAGTCTTTCATCCTTTAAAGAGACTTAAACATACCAAACAAAGTTTCAGTCATTATTTTTTCACAAACAG AAACAACGATACTGACCTGATATCAACACAGCAGTGGAATGAGAGTCTAGATCTTGTGAACAGAAATTCAAAG GTTTATAATTATAAACAGCATAATTATCAACTCTTCTCTACTCAGAGTGAGACATATCTTTGGAGGGAGGATGCACTTAAAGTTTTGCAACATCCCAACAGAACACACTGGAGTTTTG ATGGATCAACACCAAGGCCACATGGCGGAGACCCAAATACTCTTGGAATTAAGTTCAGATCGCTTCCAGAGAATCCTAGGTGCCAGTCTCAGAACAGAAGATACCGTGCTGATGTAAAAGCGCTCCCAGAACCATTGACTCTGCCTGTGCTGAGCGGCTGGGAGTGTGAGGTCAACGCGCCTCTTGACCCCACATCATATTTGCTCCAAGGGACAGAAATTATAGCTGTTTTGGACCAAGTGGCCTCAAGTGTGCCTTggtgctga
- the dpp3 gene encoding dipeptidyl peptidase 3 has protein sequence MVDSQYYLPNDIGISALDCREAFKLLSPKEQLYAHYLSRASWYGGLIVLIQTSPESANIYVLLQKMFRAQAPQQLETATTAAGLSAEEYQAFLVYAAGLYANMGNYKSFGDTKFIPNLPKEKFKALVWESLAFKQSPGDMERLWGCCCESLYSLEDKQKQLGLGEKGISAYFSGNCCLEDAEFAQKFLDSKNLSAYNTRLFKTEIDGKRCYEVRLASAEKDNCAVEGKSEVCCGKHEFEDAVFSVKKGDYAFLMEKVCQNLEKAKDYAANDNQKRMLEEYIRSFTCGSVEAHKEGSRYWIKDKGPIVESYIGFIESYRDPFGSRGEFEGFVAVVNKAMSARFAQLVSSAEVLLPELPWPPAFEKDRFLKPDFTSLDVLTFAGSGIPAGINIPNYDDIRQTEGFKNVSLGNVLAVAYATQKDKLTFLEESDKDLYIKWKGPSFEVQVGLHELLGHGSGKLFVQDDKGKFNFDQSAVRNPETGEPISSWYKGSETWDSKFSTIASSYEECRAECVGLYLCLNKQVLSIFGHEGEDAEEVVYVNWLNMVRAGLLGLEFYTSESKSWRQAHMQARFVILRVLLEAGEGLVGLKECTGADGRPDAVITLDRSKIHTVGKSAIQRFLCKLQLHKSTADVEGGRALYEGYSAVTADGTHNFLRLRETVLLRKEARKMFVQANTYIKDDAVELVEYEGSAAGLIQSFVERFPDDAEKVEAELLEMSCMDSSCWC, from the exons ATGGTGGATTCTCAGTATTACCTCCCAAATGACATCGGGATCTCTGCTCTGGACTGCCGGGAAGCTTTCAAGCTCTTGTCTCCCAAAGAGCAACTGTATGCACACTACCTCTCTCGGGCGTCCTGGTACGGTGGCCTGATCGTGCTGATTCAGACGTCTCCCGAGTCTGCCAACATCTACGTACTGCTGCAAAAAATGTTCCGTGCTCAAGCGCCACAGCAGCTGGAGACAGCAACGACTGCAGCTGGACTGAGCGCAGAGGAGTATCAG GCCTTTCTCGTATATGCTGCTGGGCTTTATGCAAACATGGGGAACTACAAGTCATTCGGGGACACCAAATTCATCCCCAACCTACCAAAG GAGAAGTTCAAGGCTCTGGTGTGGGAGAGTCTGGCCTTTAAACAGAGCCCCGGTGACATGGAGAGACTGTGGGGCTGCTGCTGTGAGTCCCTCTACTCCCTGGAAGACAAGCAGAAACAGCTCGGCCTGGGTGagaag GGGATCTCGGCGTACTTCTCAGGGAACTGCTGCTTAGAAGACGCAGAGTTTGCCCAGAAATTTCTGGACTCCAAG AACCTGAGTGCCTACAACACCCGTCTGTTCAAGACTGAAATCGATGGGAAACGGTGCTATGAGGTGCGTTTGGCATCTGCCGAGAAGG ATAACTGTGCTGTTGAGGGAAAGAGTGAAGTTTGTTGTGGCAAACATGAATTTGAGGATGCTGTGTTCTCTGTTAAGAAAGGCGATTATGCCTTTCTTATGGAAAAAGTGTGTCAGAACTTGGAAAAAGCCAAG gaTTATGCAGCCAATGACAACCAGAAGAGGATGCTGGAGGAGTACATCCGCAGTTTCACCTGTGGCTCAGTGGAAGCCCATAAAGAAGGCTCCCGCTATTGGATCAAAGACAAAGGACCTATTGTGGAGAG ttaCATTGGTTTTATTGAGAGCTACAGAGATCCATTTGGCTCAAGGGGTGAATTTGAAG GTTTTGTTGCTGTGGTGAACAAGGCCATGAGCGCTCGCTTTGCTCAGTTGGTGAGCTCGGCTGAAGTCTTACTACCAGAGCTGCCTTGGCCTCCAGCGTTTGAGAAGGACCGCTTTCTCAAGCCAGATTTCACCTCTCTGGATGTACTCACCTTCGCCGGCAGTGGCATCCCTGCAGGAATCAACATTCCAAACT ATGacgacatcagacagacagaaggTTTCAAGAATGTGTCCCTTGGCAATGTGCTGGCAGTTGCATATGCCACACAAAAAGACAAGCTCACCTTCCTTGAGGAGAGTGACAAA GACCTGTACATCAAATGGAAGGGTCCTTCGTTTGAGGTGCAGGTGGGACTCCACGAGCTGCTGGGTCATGGCAGCGGGAAGCTCTTTGTTCAG GATGATAAGGGAAAATTCAACTTCGATCAATCTGCTGTTCGGAATCCAGAAACAGGAGAACCG ATCTCGAGCTGGTACAAGGGTAGCGAGACGTGGGACAGCAAGTTCTCCACCATTGCCTCGTCTTATGAGGAGTGTCGAGCCGAGTGTGTAGGTCTCTACCTGTGTCTCAACAAGCAGGTGCTCAG TATTTTCGGGCATGAAGGGGAGGATGCAGAGGAGGTTGTGTATGTGAACTGGCTGAACATGGTGCGTGCCGGCCTGTTGGGGCTGGAGTTCTACACGTCAGAGAGCAAGAGCTGGAGACAG GCACACATGCAGGCCCGGTTTGTGATTTTGCGGGTTCTGCTGGAGGCTGGAGAGGGGCTGGTTGGTCTGAAGGAGTGTACGGGGGCAGACGGACGGCCAGATGCGGTCATAACACTCGACCGCAGCAAGATACACACAGTGGGCAAGAGCGCCATCCAGAGGTTCCTCTGTAAACTGCAG CTGCACAAGTCCACAGCTGACGTGGAGGGAGGAAGGGCTTTGTATGAAGGCTACTCTGCGGTGACCGCTGACGGCACCCACAATTTCCTGCGCCTCAGAGAGACGGTTCTGCTCCGTAAGGAAGCTCGCAAGATGTTTGTCCAAGCTAACACCTACATCAAAG ATGACGCTGTGGAGCTGGTTGAGTATGAAGGCAGCGCTGCAGGACTCATCCAATCCTTCGTCGAACGCTTCCCAGACGATGCCGAGAAGGTAGAGGCCGAGCTGCTGGAAATGAGCTGCATGGACTCTTCCTGCTGGTGCTGA